The DNA sequence ATCGCCCAGCAGATCGCGCCCGTGGGCGGTGAAGTAGCGTTGCTGGGAGGCATGCTCGCGGGCGAACTGCACCGGCAGGAACTCGGTGCCCCAGATCTGGCCGTGAGGATGCGGGTTCGAGGCCCCCATCATCGCGCCGCGATTCTCGAAAATCAACACGTGGCGCACCCAGGGGACCGCCCCAAGCTCCTCATACTGGGCCGTCCACGTATCAACCACGGCCCGCAGTTCAGCAAGCGAGAGTTGGGGCAGCGACAGGTCGTGCCGGGGCGAATAACATACGACCCGGCAGATGCCGCGCGCAGGCCCTGCCCGTAGCAGGGGGCTTCCATCCGCATAACCTGTGGCGATTTCGCCAGAAAACTCATCAACAGTTAGTGCGGCGAAATCGTTATTGAAAACAAATGTCCCGGTGTAGGCCGGGTTGATGACCCCGCCCGCGCGGGCATTGCCAGGGCAGAGGTAGCATGTCGGGTCATAAGGTGGCCGGTCATCGGAGGGAGGAGGGTCCACCTGGCCTAACCAGGGGCGTTTCGTGCGGTGGGGCGAGACAACAACCCATTCGTCAATCAACGGATTATAGCGCCGGTGCGGGTGATCGTCCAGGTTGAGCATACGCTTCCTTTCGCGGCCAGGGCGGGGAGCACACCCCCTTGTGAATAAACGCGGCGGTGCGCGCTTTTGATGGCGCCTCCGACGCGTCTTTGGAAGTGAAAACCAGGGCGATCCGTGTTCTGCATAGCATTGTGCACCCGTCCTGTTCCCATCACCCCTCGGCCACCCTTCCCCCTCTTCTCAGGTGTAGGGTTTTCCGGCGCTTGCGACGCGAGCTTGCGCCATCCGGGGCATTGGGACGCCCAGCTCCCCTCTCTCCCGCGCGCGGGAGAGGGAGGCAGGGGAGGGTGAGGACCGTAAGCGCATTGGAATGCCGAAAACCGCTTCTCGCTCGAAAAACCCTACACCTGAGAGCCTTCCCCCTCCCCGATGGACGAAGCGCCGCAAGGCGTCAACTCCGCCACTTGCGCAGGACGATTTTCGTTCCAACGCCAACCTGAGAGTGGATGGAAAAATCGTCCATCAGGCGCTTGGCGCCCGGAAGCCCCATGCCCATCCCGCGCGAGGTCGTGTAGCCGTCCTGCATTACCAGGTCAATATCAGGGATGCCGGGCCCCTGATCTTCGCAGATAATCTCGATCCCTTTGCGGCCATGCTTCTCAACCGGGTACACCGTCACGCTGCCGGTGCCGGCGTAGAGGTAGATGTTGCGCGCCAGTTCGCTCACCGCAGTGGCGATGCGCGCCTGGTCAATCGCGCTGAAGCCCAGGGCTTTGGCCATATCGCGGGCCATTGTGCGGGCGATAACGATGTCGAGGTCGCTGCGAATGACCGCTGATTTAGGCTGCCCCATCGCCGCTCTCCGCGGTAAGCCGCTGCAGCACGCTCAGCCCCTTTTCGAGGTTCAGGGCGGTAATCACGCGTGGCAGTTCGAGTCCGAGTTCGACGAGCGTAATGGCGACCGCGGGCTGCAGACCCGTGATAACGACGCGACTGCCCATTAAGCCGGCCATGGCGGCAATGTCGGCAATCAGGCGCCCGATGAAGCTGTCCACAAGATCCAGCGCCGTAAGGTCAATAATCACCCCTTTGGCGCGTGTAGCATGAATCTTCTGGAGCAGATCATCTTTAAACTGGACAGCCGAGGCGTCGTGCAGGTTGACCTGAATCGAAGCGATCAAGATGTCGCCAATTTTCAGGATGGGAATGCGAAGACTTTCCACGCGATCCTCTCTGGCCCGGGCTGCGGGGGCCATATCTCTGCGCTGGGTGATAGCTGCCTGGCCGGGTCGGTCGGATTGTCCGGACCGACAGCAGGGCTATTCTACTCGAGGACCATTACGACAGCGAAACAGCAGGGCTGGCGAGGAGGAGAGGGCGCGTCAGTCGTCTGTTACCGTTGGTGATGTCCTTCAGCCGCAGCCGAGACGCAGTGGTGCGCCGCCCGAACCGAATGTTACGGCTCTCCACGTGCTCTGCGGCAATTATCAGAAAACCTGCTCAGCGTGCCGGCGCCAGCGGGGGAAGCCTCCCGCTCTACCCGAACAAGGTTACGACTCCGAACACCACTGCCCCCGCGAGGAGGGGGACGCTGAGATTATCGGTGCCCGCGGGGGAGAAGGCCTCGGCGACCGCCGCCACCAGCGCACCTGTGAGCGTGGCGGCGATGGCGGCGCCGGATGTGAGCGGCGGCGTCAGGGGACCCAGGGCCGAGCCGGGCACGAGGACAAGCGTCAGGAACATCGAGATCGCCGCGGCGACGAACATCGCCGCCGATCCCTCCCACGAGCGTGTGCCGCCAGCGACGTTGTAGCGATGGCGGCCAAAGCGCTTGCCAATGATTGCTGCCATCGAGTCGCCCCAGGTCATGGCCATCGTGCCGGCAGCGGCGATGTAGCCCTTGTCGTCCGGCGAATTTGTGCGCCAGAGTGCCAGAAACAGCAGGGTGATCGAGAGTGCGAAGTAGACCGTTCCGGGCGAACTATCGGGAGCGTCCATCGCCTGCAGCACCTTGTAGCGCCACAAGAAATAGTTGATTACAATGAACGAGGCGAAGGGGATGATCCCGATGTACCAGGTGTCGAACAGGGCCAGAACGCCAAAGACCCACATGCCCGCGCCGATATGGACGATCTTGCGGGTGAAATCCTGCGGATAGCCGCGCCAGCGACGGATCACCTCAGCCAGAACGAGCAACCCGGTCGCGTAAGCGTATGAGACCCCCAGCCCGATCCAGTCCTGCGTTGTCATAGGCAGTCCGGCAATCATTGGCGGAAATTGGCGCTATTCTAATGCCGGGCGGGGGATACGTCAATGGTCAGGGCTTACCGCAGAGGGCGCGAAGGGGCTTGTTGCAATCCTCTGCGCCTCTCCGCGCTCTTTGCAGCGAGAACGTCTTCGGTAGATGGAAGTCCCCTGTCGGTTTGCGCGGCGCGGTTCTGCGCCGCTCTGCGGAGTTATTGCGCGATAGGCGGCAATCGCGGTATAACTGTAGGCATCGTGTAAGGAGTGGAGCCATGCAGCAAGTTGACAAATACCTCGTTCCCGGCGTGTCGTGCCAGCACTGCGTCGCCGCCGTCACCTCCGGGGTGCGCAAGCTCAGCGGCGTGTCGTCCGTGGTGGTGGATCTGGGCAGCAAGCTGGTGACCGTCGAGCACGATCCCCAGGTGAGCGCCGCGGCTATCATCGCCGCGATCAAAGAGGCCGGCTACGACGACGTTCGCCCGGTTGCCTAGGGCCACGGCGGATCAGACAGGAGGGGTCGGGCTCTCAGGGGTAGGGTTTTCCAGCACATCCTTGCGTCGCATGCGCTATCCGGGGCATTGGGACGCCCGACTCTCCCCTCTCCCGCTCGCGGGAGAGGGGGCGGGGGCGTGAGGATCGTAAGCGCATTGGAATGCCGAAAACCCCTTCTCGCTTGAAAAACCCTGCACCTGAGAGGGGGCCGGGAGGGCCATGGCCCCTCCGGCTAACCCCGGAAACGAACCTATGGCCGAACAACAGATCCATCTCCCCGTTACCGGCATGACCTGCGCCTCCTGCGTGCGCCGGGTCGAGAAGGCCCTGGCGAAGCTGCCCGGCGTGCACGAGGTGCAGGTGAACCTGGCCGCCGAGCAGGCCAGCGTGCGCTTCGACCCGGACAGCGTGGCGCCCCAACAGTTGCAGGCCGCTGTGGAGCAGGCCGGCTACGGGGTGGTCACCGAACGCATCGAGCTGCCGATCACCGGCATGACCTGCGCTTCCTGCTCGGCCCGGGTGGAAAAGGCTCTCAAGCGCATCCCCGGCGTACTCGACGCCAGCGTCAATCTGGCCGCCGAGCGGGCCAGCGTGGTCTTCTCGCCAGCCTCGGTGAGCTACGCCGAGTTGCGCGCCGCGGTCGAACAGGCCGGCTATGGGGTGATTGCGCCCTCTGAGATCGGCGTCCCCCCTGAGGACGTGGAGGCCGCTGCCCGCGCCGCCGAGGTGCGCCGCAAGCAGCGACAGTTGCTTGTCGGCGTGGCCCTGGGGTTGCCGCTCTTCGTCCTGTCCATGGCTCGCGATGTTGGCCTGATCGAGCCGTGGCTCTTTGGCCGCGCCCTTGAGGCCCGCCAACTGATGGAACGGGTCATGGGGCCGGATACAGAGATGGGCCACGCCTATCCCGCCTTCTATGACCTGTGGAACTGGATCTTCCTCATCCTCGCCACGCCGGTGCAGTTCTTCAGCGGGCGCGACTTTTACATCAATGCCTGGAAGGCCCTCAAGGCCCGCGCCGCCAATATGGATACCCTCGTCGCTATGGGTTCCTCGGCGGCGTACTTCTACAGTGTCGGCCTGATGCTGCGCGGGGCCTCTGGCCACGTCTACTTCGAGACCGCCGCGCTGATCATCACCCTTATTCTCGTAGGCAAGTATCTGGAGTCCCGGGCAAAGAGCCGCACCAGCGCGGCGATCAAAACGCTGATGAGCCTCCAGCCCAGAACGGCGCGGGTGGTGCGTGGCGGCCAGGAGGTTGATGTGCCGGTCGCCGACGTGCGGGTCGGCGAGATCCTCATCGTCCGCCCCGGCGAGAAGATCCCGGTAGACGGAGTGCTGGTGAGCGGGGCCTCCAGCGTGGATGAGAGCCTGGTTACCGGCGAGAGTCTGCCGGTCGAGAAACAGCCGGGCGATACGCTGATCGGCGCCACGCTCAACCGCAGCGGCAGTTTCCAGATGCGCGCCACCCGTGTAGGCAAGGAGACGGCCCTGGCCCAGATCATCCGCCTGGTGCAGGAGGCCCAGGGCAGCCGGGCGCCGGTGCAGCGGCTGGTAGATCGGGTGGCGAGCGTGTTCGTGCCCGTGGTGATCCTCATCGCCCTGCTGACCTTTGCCGCCTGGTTCTTCATCGGCGACGCGGGCTTTACCCGCGCGCTGCTCTTCGCTGTGGCCGTGCTGGTCATTGCCTGCCCCTGCGCTCTCGGCCTGGCGACCCCCACGGCGATCATGGTTGGCACGGGCGTCGGCGCCGAACGGGGCATCCTGATCAAGAACGCCGAGAGTCTCGAGCGGGCTGCCCACATCCAGACCGTGGCTCTCGATAAGACCGGCACCATTACCGAAGGCCGTCCCGCCGTGACCGACGTGGTGGTCCTGCGCCAGTTCCCGCTGCACCCATCGCTGGCGGCGGCGCACGGTGCGGGATCCGCTGAGCAATTGGAGGCGCAGCAAGTGGTCGCGGACGCCCTCCCGTCGCCGGTGGCCGGCAATGGCGCCGCGTTCGCAGCCAGAGGACAGTCCGAGGACGTGGCGGTCGAGGGCGGTGCGGAAGAGCGCCTGCTCTGGCTGGCGGCCTCGGCGGAGAGCCGTTCCGAGCACCCGCTCGGAGAGGCGATCGCACGGACTGCTCGTGAGCGCGGGCTGGCCCTGGCGACCCCGGAGCGTTTCACCGCCATCGCCGGGGCAGGCATCGAGGCTAAAGTGGCCGGCCAGACAGTGCTGGTAGGCGCCCCCCGGCTGATGACCGAGCGCGGCGTCGCGCTGGACGCCCTGGCCGCCGAGGTAGAGCGCTTGCAGGCCATGGGCAAGACAGCGATGGTCGTGGCCGCCGACGGCGTGGCCCTGGGAGTGATTGCCGTAGCCGATACGGTGCGGCCCACCTCCGCGGCGGCCATCGCCGAGCTGCGCGACCAGGGCATCGAAGTTGTGATGCTCACCGGCGATAACGCCCGTACCGCCGCCGCAATCGCCGCTCAGGTCGGGGTGAGCCGCGTACTGGCCGAGGTGCGCCCTGAGGACAAAGCTGCTGAAGTGCATCGCTTGCAGGAAGAGGGCCGCGTCGTGGCCATGGTCGGCGATGGCGTCAATGATGCGCCGGCTCTGGCCAGCGCCAACGTGGGCATCGCCATCGGCGCCGGCGCCGATGTGGCCATAGAGACCGCCGATATCACCCTCATGCGCGGCGACCTGCGCGGAGTTCCACAGGCTATCGCCCTGAGCCGGGCGACCATGCGTACCATTCGCTGGAACCTCTTCTGGGCCTTTATCTACAACGTGCTGCTGATACCGGTGGCTGCGGGCGCGCTCTACCCTTTCACCGGCTGGCAACTCAGCCCGATCCTCGCCGCGGGCGCCATGGCCTTTAGTTCGGTGTTTGTGGTGAGCAACTCGCTGCGCCTGCGACGACGCTTTGCATAGCAGGAGTTTTCGGAGGGGTGCAACTCCCCCGAAAACCCTGCGGGCAGCAGCGTCGAGGAGCGGGAAGGGCAAGGCCTCGCTATGAGGTCTGAGGCGCCTCCGTATCTATCCACGCCAGATACGTCTCCAGCGGGCCGTTGAAGTAAACGTGGACAACCTGGTTGAAGGTGACGCGGCTAACCGCCTCCCACACCTCCTGGTCGTTGTGGCTGTGGACGACGAGCATGCCCCGTTCCGGGGCGTACTCATCCTCGCCAGGGGGAATGACAAAGGCGAGCCACTCGCCGGGGTAGCGCGACTCCACCTCGGCAATCAACTCCACGCGGCCTCGCTCCACCATGCCCGTATACGGGCAGCCGCAACCGCAGTCAGGGCCACAACTGCTATGTTCGCCGGTGCCGCACGACGGGGTGACGCCGCCATGCTCGGCGCTGGTAAGGTTGATCATGACTGGCATGGTCATGATTGTATACTATCCGCCCGCATGGCGCAAGCGATAGTGAACGCTCCTCGGCCCGAACAGCCTCGCGGGTGATCGAGGCGCGCGCCTGTCACCGGCAGGCTCACGCTCGCGCGCGCGCCCGTCGCCAGCGAAACTCCGGGGTGGCTTCCAGCCGCTCGATAAATGTCTGCATCGTGGGCACAAGGCGCTGACGTTGCGCGAGGCAGGGCGCGGTCGCGTCGCGCACCAGGCGGGCGAGTTCGGCGGAAATGCCTTGATGTCCCACCTGCCCGACGGCGATCCCGTGTGGTGGATCGCCGCCTCGGTCCTCCGGCGCCCCGGTGAGCATTTCCTCCAGCGTGCGCCCCAGGCCGTATACGTCAATGTGCGGGGTGAGCGTCTCCGGTCCGCTGCCGGTTAACCGTTCCGGGGGCAGGTAGCGCCGGGTGCCGTAGATGCTGCGCTGACGTGGAGCGCGCAGCGACTCCGCCGATCCCAGATCGATCAGGGCGACGTCGGCGATGCCACGCGTGGGGCGCAGGATGATGTTCGCGGGTTTAACATCGTGATGGATAAGGTCATGGCTGTGCAGGTGGCGCAGGACCTGGGCGGTCTGATAAGCGATGTGCGCCGCCAGGGTCGGGTGCAGGGATCGGCCCCGCCGCTGGCGCAACAGGTGCGCCACGGTCGGCCCTGGCTCAAAGGCCAGCGCAAGGTAGAGAATCGTGCTCCCATCGCTGCGGCCGTCGCCAGACAGTCGTGCCAGGCCCAGGTCACGCGGTCCCCGCCTCCCTGGACGCCCATAGCGGTGGCTGTACAGATCTACCAGGTGGGGATGCCGCAATTCGCTGCGCGAAAGGTAAGCGTGTTCGTCGTGCAGGTTGGCCTGGCAGTCCGGATAGGCCAGTTTGAGCGCGGCCAAGCCCCTGCCCCTGCGACCGGGCAGGGCGCACAGGCGCTCCAGCAGACTGGCGACGTGTTTTCGCCGGTTCCCGCGCCCCGCCGGTCGCGCCAGGTACAGCTCGCTCGCCCCGCTGCTGGCGATAGGCCGGAGGATTACAAACTCATCGATCCGCTGGCCGGGCCGGAGAAACGGAAGATCGTGCGGCATCGGCGCTCTCTGGACATGCCGTTCTCCTCTGGTGTACCGCCGTCGCCCGCTGCGCGATACGCCCCGATCCTGACCTGATCCGTCTCAATTACCCTTCCCGATAGATGCGACACACGCAGGGGCGGGTTCTAAACCCGCCCCTGCTGCCATCTACCGCATCTGGACGAGCGTTGCCGGCCGACTTAGGGTTCGGAAGCGCGTCACGATGCGAAACAAATCTTGTTAGCCCTGCGCTGCTGTTAACCGCCGGTTCACCCCGCAGCCACGCGCTTGCTCTCGACCGGCGCGCCCTGCTCCACCGGCACGCCCTGTCCCAGGTCCGGGCGCAGAGCCAGCGCCAGCACCCCCACGGCGCCGGCAACCATTACTAGTCCCGACAGATACGGCGCCATCGGCCCGAAGGCGTCGAATACCGCGCCGGCGAACAGCGGACCAACCACCATCATCAAGCTGTTGAGCGCCTGCACACCACCCAGGACCGACCCCTGCGTCTGCGGCGAGACGCGCCGCGAGATCAGGCTGGTCAGGCTAGGTGTGGCTATGCCACTGCCAATCGCCAGCGCTGCGGTGACCGGATAGAGCATCCAGCCGAGGGGGATGATGGCGATCATGCCGAAGGCCAGAGCCATAAGCGTCAGACCGCTGATGGCCAGGCGCGCCTCCCCAAAGCGCTGCACCAGCCGGCGGAGCAGCAAGCCCTGCATCAGTACCGCGATCAGACCAATAAAGGCAAAGACAAAAGCAATATCAGTCGGCCCGAACCCGAATCGGGTATTGGCAAACACGGCGAAATTGCTTTGCAGCCCGGCGAAGGCGAAGTTAAGCATCACTACGCCCAGCAACAGCGGACGGATCGCTTCCAGGCCAACCACCGCCCACAGACGCTTGAACGGATTAACGCTGCTCATCTGCTGCGCGCGTCGCTCAACGGGCAGCGACTCGGGCAGGCGGAAGTAGCCGAGGATCACGCTGGCAAATACCAGCGCCGCAGCGAAGAAGGCCGGCGCGCTCAGGCTGACCAGGCTGAGCAGCCCGCCCAGGGCCGGACCAAGCATAAAGCCCAGTCCGAAGGCC is a window from the Chloroflexaceae bacterium genome containing:
- a CDS encoding phosphatidate cytidylyltransferase, translating into MTTQDWIGLGVSYAYATGLLVLAEVIRRWRGYPQDFTRKIVHIGAGMWVFGVLALFDTWYIGIIPFASFIVINYFLWRYKVLQAMDAPDSSPGTVYFALSITLLFLALWRTNSPDDKGYIAAAGTMAMTWGDSMAAIIGKRFGRHRYNVAGGTRSWEGSAAMFVAAAISMFLTLVLVPGSALGPLTPPLTSGAAIAATLTGALVAAVAEAFSPAGTDNLSVPLLAGAVVFGVVTLFG
- a CDS encoding UDP-glucose--hexose-1-phosphate uridylyltransferase gives rise to the protein MLNLDDHPHRRYNPLIDEWVVVSPHRTKRPWLGQVDPPPSDDRPPYDPTCYLCPGNARAGGVINPAYTGTFVFNNDFAALTVDEFSGEIATGYADGSPLLRAGPARGICRVVCYSPRHDLSLPQLSLAELRAVVDTWTAQYEELGAVPWVRHVLIFENRGAMMGASNPHPHGQIWGTEFLPVQFAREHASQQRYFTAHGRDLLGDYLALELEREERLVCRNAHFVALVPFWAAWPFETIVIARDPLPSLAALDSAGRDGLASILKELITRYDALFQTAFPYSMGFHQAPTDGEPHPAWRLHAHFLPPLLRSATIRKFMVGFEMLGEPQRDLTPEQAAARLRAVF
- a CDS encoding anti-sigma regulatory factor is translated as MGQPKSAVIRSDLDIVIARTMARDMAKALGFSAIDQARIATAVSELARNIYLYAGTGSVTVYPVEKHGRKGIEIICEDQGPGIPDIDLVMQDGYTTSRGMGMGLPGAKRLMDDFSIHSQVGVGTKIVLRKWRS
- a CDS encoding STAS domain-containing protein, with product MESLRIPILKIGDILIASIQVNLHDASAVQFKDDLLQKIHATRAKGVIIDLTALDLVDSFIGRLIADIAAMAGLMGSRVVITGLQPAVAITLVELGLELPRVITALNLEKGLSVLQRLTAESGDGAA
- a CDS encoding copper ion binding protein; translated protein: MQQVDKYLVPGVSCQHCVAAVTSGVRKLSGVSSVVVDLGSKLVTVEHDPQVSAAAIIAAIKEAGYDDVRPVA
- a CDS encoding MFS transporter, with protein sequence MKSNRASLAFIFLTIFIDLLGVGIVLPLLPFYVKLIEETGTPWLAANHALIVGALTASYSLFQFLFAPILGGLSDRFGRRPVLLLSLLGAAFSYLLFGLADGLRGFGAEAVLAVLFVSRIIAGITGGSISAAQAYIADVTPPEERARGMGLIGAAFGLGFMLGPALGGLLSLVSLSAPAFFAAALVFASVILGYFRLPESLPVERRAQQMSSVNPFKRLWAVVGLEAIRPLLLGVVMLNFAFAGLQSNFAVFANTRFGFGPTDIAFVFAFIGLIAVLMQGLLLRRLVQRFGEARLAISGLTLMALAFGMIAIIPLGWMLYPVTAALAIGSGIATPSLTSLISRRVSPQTQGSVLGGVQALNSLMMVVGPLFAGAVFDAFGPMAPYLSGLVMVAGAVGVLALALRPDLGQGVPVEQGAPVESKRVAAG
- a CDS encoding heavy metal translocating P-type ATPase codes for the protein MAEQQIHLPVTGMTCASCVRRVEKALAKLPGVHEVQVNLAAEQASVRFDPDSVAPQQLQAAVEQAGYGVVTERIELPITGMTCASCSARVEKALKRIPGVLDASVNLAAERASVVFSPASVSYAELRAAVEQAGYGVIAPSEIGVPPEDVEAAARAAEVRRKQRQLLVGVALGLPLFVLSMARDVGLIEPWLFGRALEARQLMERVMGPDTEMGHAYPAFYDLWNWIFLILATPVQFFSGRDFYINAWKALKARAANMDTLVAMGSSAAYFYSVGLMLRGASGHVYFETAALIITLILVGKYLESRAKSRTSAAIKTLMSLQPRTARVVRGGQEVDVPVADVRVGEILIVRPGEKIPVDGVLVSGASSVDESLVTGESLPVEKQPGDTLIGATLNRSGSFQMRATRVGKETALAQIIRLVQEAQGSRAPVQRLVDRVASVFVPVVILIALLTFAAWFFIGDAGFTRALLFAVAVLVIACPCALGLATPTAIMVGTGVGAERGILIKNAESLERAAHIQTVALDKTGTITEGRPAVTDVVVLRQFPLHPSLAAAHGAGSAEQLEAQQVVADALPSPVAGNGAAFAARGQSEDVAVEGGAEERLLWLAASAESRSEHPLGEAIARTARERGLALATPERFTAIAGAGIEAKVAGQTVLVGAPRLMTERGVALDALAAEVERLQAMGKTAMVVAADGVALGVIAVADTVRPTSAAAIAELRDQGIEVVMLTGDNARTAAAIAAQVGVSRVLAEVRPEDKAAEVHRLQEEGRVVAMVGDGVNDAPALASANVGIAIGAGADVAIETADITLMRGDLRGVPQAIALSRATMRTIRWNLFWAFIYNVLLIPVAAGALYPFTGWQLSPILAAGAMAFSSVFVVSNSLRLRRRFA
- a CDS encoding protein kinase codes for the protein MPHDLPFLRPGQRIDEFVILRPIASSGASELYLARPAGRGNRRKHVASLLERLCALPGRRGRGLAALKLAYPDCQANLHDEHAYLSRSELRHPHLVDLYSHRYGRPGRRGPRDLGLARLSGDGRSDGSTILYLALAFEPGPTVAHLLRQRRGRSLHPTLAAHIAYQTAQVLRHLHSHDLIHHDVKPANIILRPTRGIADVALIDLGSAESLRAPRQRSIYGTRRYLPPERLTGSGPETLTPHIDVYGLGRTLEEMLTGAPEDRGGDPPHGIAVGQVGHQGISAELARLVRDATAPCLAQRQRLVPTMQTFIERLEATPEFRWRRARARA